Below is a genomic region from Flammeovirgaceae bacterium SG7u.111.
AGAAGAGATTCCTTGCAAATATTTTGCTCAGTACGCAACATGGCACCTCGAACGACCCATGTTTTTGTACAACGATAATATATTGCACATTGTAGGGCAAAAAGGGCTTACCAAAGATAGCATGATACCCGAAGTGTGGTTGGGCGTTCCGCTAATGCTGAGAGAGAAGGTAGTGGGGATGTTGATTATCCAATCATTCAAAAATAAAAAACAGTACAACAAGCGTGATTTGGAACTGCTTACGTTCGTATCGGGGCAGCTGGCGGATGCCATTTTGAGGTATCAAAATGAGCTTGAAATCACAAGTCAGAAAGCTAGATTAGAGGCTATTTTAGAAAGTGGGTCACACCTCATGTGGTCCATTGATACGAGCTACAAAGTCACACGTTTCAACCAAAACTTTACCGACACTATTTGGCAATATTTCCATTTCTTGCCCATCCAAGGGGTGCCTGTTTTTAGGGCTTTTGGAGGGCAAGGCGAAGGGTTTTTAAGGTTTTGGTATGAGAAATATAGCGAAGCTTTTTCAGGGATTGCCCAGCAATTTGAAATGAAATTTTTGACCGAAAACGGTGAAGAACACTGGCGGGAGATATTCCTTAACCCGGTCTACGGCTCTGAGTTTGATATAGTGGAAATTTCTGGAGTAGCACATGATATTACCCAGAAAAAAGTGACCGAGCTTGGCTTGGCAGAAAGCGAAGAGAAGTTCAGAAATATTTTTGAATCGTTCCAAGATGTCTATTTCAGGATAGATATGAGCGGGGTCATTACGATGATAAGCCCATCAATTTCTGATTTGATAGGAGAGGGGCAGATTGAGGTATTGGGCAAGCCTATTACCAATTATATGTTGAGCGATTTTAAGCTCCACTACCTTATGAAAGAGTTGCTGAACAAAGGCAATGTGAGGAACTATGAAAGTGGTGTTCGGACGAAGAAAGGTGACCTGAAAATCACCATTTCAAACTTCCGACTTATTCGCTCTCCTGAAAATGGCGATCCGCATTATGTTGAGGGCGTGGCAAGGGATATTACCAGTTTAAAGCATGCTACGGAAGAGCTGAGGAAAGCCAAAGATATAGCTGAAAAGTCGTTGGAGGTGAAAAAACGCTTCTTGTCAAATATGAGCCATGAAATTCGGACTCCTATGAACGGAATCATCGGGATGATTGACCTGCTGAACGAGACTAGGCTTAATAATGAGCAGTCTGAATTTGTCCACACCATCAAAAAATCATCTGAAACCCTGCTCAATATTCTCAATGATATTCTTGATCTTTCCAAAATAGAAGCAGGGAAAATGGAGCTTCGACCGATGCCCCTATCCCTCGAAAAGTTGCTTGAAAAGCTGTATGCACTTTTTGTGCAACAGGCCATGGTACACGATACGCGCCTTACCTACGAAATATCGGAAGGGGTGCATAAGTTTGTAGAGGCTGACGAGACGCGCTTGCTGCAAGTACTATCCAACCTCACCTCGAATGCTATCAAGTTTACCCATGGCGGTACTATCCACATCCGTGTAGATTTGGTGGATACGAAAGAAAATGAGCAAGAACTGAGTTTTTGGGTGGTAGATACGGGTATAGGTATTTCAAAAGAAAACCTCGAATTGCTATTTAAGCAGTTTAGCCAAGTAGAAAATAGCTATACCAAATCGCATGGAGGAACAGGCTTGGGCTTGGCTATTTCGAGGCAGCTTTGCGTAATGATGGGCGGAGATATCCATGTAGAGTCGATATTAGGGAAAGGCAGTACTTTTTGGTTTACCATCAAAGTAGATAAGTGTAAAGAGTCCGACGTAGAGGAAAAAGAACAGGAAAGCCTCGAGTTGCCGGGCAAGGTAAATTTTGAAGTAATACCTAAGATCTTGTTGGTAGACGACAATATGGTGAACCTAAGTGTAGCTGGTAAAATCCTCAAAAAAGCAGGTTGTGATGTTTCTGTATCACTTAATGGGGCAGAGGCCATTGAGATGGTGAAGGCAAAGCAATACGACTTGGTGTTGATGGATATCCAGATGCCAGAAATGGATGGGGTGGCGGCTTCTAATATAATTCGTGGATTGGGACTGGACTATGAATTGCCGATTATCGCCATGACAGCCTTTAGCATGCAAGAGGAGCGTGAAGAATTTTTAGGGTCGGGTATGGACGATTATATTTCCAAGCCAATTAAAGCAAGTATTTTACTGTCAAAAGTGAGCAAGTGGTGTGGGAATAATCACGCAGAAAATGAAGAGGAGATCCCTGCTACAAACGGCATGGGGAATGAGGTGCTGAACGTAGCTACCGCCAACGAGCTGAGAAAGTATGGAGGAGATGAAATTTTGCTTGAGTCTTACCAAGAATTTGAACATAATACCAAAGAAATATTGGGAGACCTTGTAGATGCTATTCTTTCGGCCGACAGGAAAGAAACGCTGAGCCAGCTGCATACGCTGAAAGGAAATGCATCTACTTTAGGAGTAGAAAAGGTAGCAAATATGGCGGCGTTTGTGGAGGGGAAACTCAAGGCAGGTGAATATGTCGATCTTGTGCAATACCATAAAAAACTGACTGAAAATTTTACGGAATTTAAAAAAGTTTACAAAAATATTTTGAAAATTTAATTTTATTGGGCTAATTTATGGTTAGCTCATTTGCCTGTTTTGGGGTAGATGGGCACCACTTTTAACCTATACCTGATTATAAACTATCCTCCTTAGTTAAGACTAATATCATGGGAAATAAAAAAATACTAGTTGCTGAAGATAGCTCGGTAATACAAAATATAACCAAAAGGGTTCTTCAGTTTCAGAACTATCAAATTGTTTCTGTAAAAAATGGAAAGCAAGTGTTGGATAAGATAGAAAAAGATACCTATGCAGCTATTTTATTAGATATAAATATGCCTGTGATGGATGGGATGGAATGTGCTAAAGCTATTCGTTCAAATGCTAGTCCGGCAATAGCTAACATACCGATAATAGCCATTACTGGAAATGCGAAAAATTATTCGATGGAAGATTTCAAAGCCGTAGG
It encodes:
- a CDS encoding response regulator, producing the protein MGNKKILVAEDSSVIQNITKRVLQFQNYQIVSVKNGKQVLDKIEKDTYAAILLDINMPVMDGMECAKAIRSNASPAIANIPIIAITGNAKNYSMEDFKAVGINEYIPKPLDFDKLVTTVNKLTGNEE
- a CDS encoding PAS domain S-box protein, whose protein sequence is MDLLNKTKEELIEEVLKLRQQASVLEHELQHGKGGQLPDMEGIDLSEYFVYKHHLDGRIFYASKEARKLLQLEKTDGTLKNVKDVISKKGKDTFKQHIEKVLKFKQQRGYLKTNEEEGESKVIEFVSSLVDDGTGEAYVRGIGKDVTFFFESRKWLRASHDFYKKLFQHNNNMILLLEETGTIIDVNETVLKQFDLKRADVAGQNIAKVLEKYGIKIKYPQESFLEVIKEKGKIWVEGISVRQNNRYFVHEYMSSHEFYENHRLIVVYGRDITEQQKTETDNKTRYEELKVFNDAIRNVLRGYEINHILIQSLKILSRLKYVAAVGLCTIEETAAELLFQFNFPQPLAQLIKESKLEEYQEAIDKKEAFEVPSNFFGDHQEVPLLFVPVNIEGAINYYFIFQLTDALDRADLHLQVLVTEISSHISQAKLKNKLSQSEIKFKTMANNAPALLRMATSKGEFEFYSDQWMRFTGQKDAEKLKNGWLDSVHPLDKEKANKIYDFLKRRQKFELSYRLRKSNGQYSWILETGTPYYDDYGLFDGFVASAIDITIRKEREKENSYREMVRYSEERLQFALKNALMFAITIDHHGMMMYCNQFLQDITGWQEEELVGKSLFNIFNPSLENVGKLKTPGFLETFEGKLKTKDGDKLSTRFNSIVLNDQKGDIVSMTIVGEDISEQVKVTKALHETNQLLQDLFDSANDLIMIFDESGKFLFVNNSWKSKLEFDDEDLKKIRIDDIIDAENHEATLAELQKAKIFGELRQFDTVFNNKSGKKINLRGSLSCNREPDKPYLYRAILYDYTDRLRAEKAEQLYYQLAKLVEKGTPLDELYFNFYELLNRAIGVDSFVVVLREEKSNKVTFASSYRGGKETEEIPCKYFAQYATWHLERPMFLYNDNILHIVGQKGLTKDSMIPEVWLGVPLMLREKVVGMLIIQSFKNKKQYNKRDLELLTFVSGQLADAILRYQNELEITSQKARLEAILESGSHLMWSIDTSYKVTRFNQNFTDTIWQYFHFLPIQGVPVFRAFGGQGEGFLRFWYEKYSEAFSGIAQQFEMKFLTENGEEHWREIFLNPVYGSEFDIVEISGVAHDITQKKVTELGLAESEEKFRNIFESFQDVYFRIDMSGVITMISPSISDLIGEGQIEVLGKPITNYMLSDFKLHYLMKELLNKGNVRNYESGVRTKKGDLKITISNFRLIRSPENGDPHYVEGVARDITSLKHATEELRKAKDIAEKSLEVKKRFLSNMSHEIRTPMNGIIGMIDLLNETRLNNEQSEFVHTIKKSSETLLNILNDILDLSKIEAGKMELRPMPLSLEKLLEKLYALFVQQAMVHDTRLTYEISEGVHKFVEADETRLLQVLSNLTSNAIKFTHGGTIHIRVDLVDTKENEQELSFWVVDTGIGISKENLELLFKQFSQVENSYTKSHGGTGLGLAISRQLCVMMGGDIHVESILGKGSTFWFTIKVDKCKESDVEEKEQESLELPGKVNFEVIPKILLVDDNMVNLSVAGKILKKAGCDVSVSLNGAEAIEMVKAKQYDLVLMDIQMPEMDGVAASNIIRGLGLDYELPIIAMTAFSMQEEREEFLGSGMDDYISKPIKASILLSKVSKWCGNNHAENEEEIPATNGMGNEVLNVATANELRKYGGDEILLESYQEFEHNTKEILGDLVDAILSADRKETLSQLHTLKGNASTLGVEKVANMAAFVEGKLKAGEYVDLVQYHKKLTENFTEFKKVYKNILKI